The following coding sequences lie in one Globicephala melas chromosome 15, mGloMel1.2, whole genome shotgun sequence genomic window:
- the PALB2 gene encoding partner and localizer of BRCA2 isoform X6 — MKGQLGAACLCLIGTASLLSDASFPPAQFCLVFFFFQLKEKLAFLKREYSKTLARLQRAQRAEKFKNSIKRTVEGQDSSLQQEVSTQLTDTEPKNKVSPCDTLQINTHVDKETGEKTPITLDLEPESFSPGRIPAEGSRIQKSDDIQEHFPYGVSGPDGKKRQSKLLGRRKKQERTFISQERESFFDIDSLILSGKRLKEQEEINRENPKKPVTEIRTYPSSPKSDIPDSPVPVTGTNVGSVLILPNAKLQRDVDALLRGNNFPSVTTLPLRVPSVSSSGQHLEHEPPKSNCELTTHSLENISPASPVNLETQNKKMTVFTDNPEVNKSISASEQPPRSPNLEADNSCSINELTYDNLVANENQNLKEQNHTEMSFKSPNNALGGRNESRLEKEVLSQSKSLSLEVISPVSTENQTHSCTVLEGLLFPAEYYVRTTRRMSDCQREVALEAVIQSHLDVRKKGFKNKNKESAKKLNVSNEETNQSEIKMSDTYAEQLSSKSPQKLLSLTEVNSPAGPTKNDFSGKAVTQPSGRKRKGRRKSVCTPLLDHHELLLPTSGTSGVNRSKEEVALHRDQNEKAIIHEKEGHCQKEDSLSYSNYVYLSLDDDAFSSPVHKSETLNLKHLSPFLKITDFQLPDEDFGPLKLEKLKSCSEKLMEPFGSKIYGEGHLKGGNCVAVEQLTAKQITIEKEDGKEELIILPGKAHPKMPHQKSQPQEKGLSSSILLFTPVNTVASDDNDRPTADLCSPAFPVLGSTPAFGSQAHGEKVSAEVVGQACSTPQLSHLKAAVSLASDHKQFWSSPPKLDSSLHVAGREGQPSRDCDSGPQATALPIESSTYKENQLRGNMCQELRKHSTEQTEIADVPACDSLNPGTLQLVSKLKNPSGSCSVDVSAVWWEIAGFRERCIVTACEYVVSLWKPRDTWQWEKIYSWHFAEVPVLQIVLVPDVCNLVCVALGNLEIREIRALLCSPDGKSEKQVLLSSGNIKAVLGLTKRRLVSSSGTLCDQQVEIMTFAEDGGSKEKQFLMHPEETILTFAEVQGMQEALLGTTVMNNIVIWNLKTGQLLKKMHIGDSYQASVCHKAYSEMVPGR, encoded by the exons ATGAAGGGCCAGCTGGGCGCCGCATGCTTGTGTCTGATAGGCACTGCATCCCTTCTCTCTGATGCCTCCTTTCCACCTGCTCAGTTTTGTttggtgtttttcttcttccagttgaAGGAAAAATTAGCATTCTTGAAAAGGGAATACAGCAAGACACTGGCCCGCCTTCAG CGTGCCCAGAGAGCTGAGAAGTTTAAGAATTCCATTAAGAGAACAGTAGAAGGACAAGATTCCTCGCTCCAGCAGGAAGTTTCAACGCAGCTAACCGACACAG AACCTAAAAATAAAGTATCTCCTTGTGACACGTTGCAAATCAACACCCACGTCGATAAAGaaactggagaaaagacacctATCACACTTGACCTTGAGCCTGAGTCCTTTAGCCCTGGACGAATCCCAGCAGAAGGATCACGCATACAAAAATCAGATGATATCCAAGAACATTTTCCGTACGGGGTCAGTGGCCCTGATGGTAAGAAAAGGCAGAGTAAGCTGctagggagaagaaagaaacaggagaGAACATTTATTTCACAGGAGAGAGAGTCTTTCTTTGATATTGATTCGCTCATACTCTCTGGAAAAAGACTAAAGGAACAGgaagaaatcaatagagaaaatcctaagaaaccTGTAACTGAGATAAGAACTTACCCGTCAAGTCCTAAGTCTGACATTCCCGATTCTCCAGTACCAGTTACAGGAACTAATGTAGGGAGTGTATTAATTCTGCCAAACGCCAAACTGCAGAGAGATGTTGATGCACTCTTAAGAGGAAATAATTTCCCCAGCGTGACTACTCTTCCTTTGCGTGTTCCATCAGTCAGCAGTAGTGGTCAGCACCTCGAGCATGAGCCTCCTAAAAGTAACTGTGAACTTACTACTCACAGTTTAGAAAACATTAGCCCTGCTTCGCCTGTAAACTTAgagacacaaaacaaaaaaatgactgTCTTTACAGATAACCCAGAGGTAAACAAAAGTATAAGTGCAAGTGAGCAGCCGCCTAGAAGTCCTAACTTGGAGGCAGATAATTCATGTTCTATAAATGAACTCACCTACGATAACTTAGtggcaaatgaaaaccaaaacttaaaagaacaaaatcacacagagatgTCTTTTAAATCTCCCAATAATGCTCTTGGTGGTAGAAATGAAAGTCGTCTGGAAAAAGAAGTTCTAAGTCAGTCTAAGAGTCTTAGCCTAGAAGTAATTTCTCCCGTTTctacagaaaatcaaacacaTTCTTGCACAGTGCTTGAAGGCCTTCTATTTCCTGCAGAGTATTATGTCAGAACAACACGACGCATGTCAGATTGCCAGAGGGAAGTAGCCCTGGAGGCTGTAATACAAAGTCATTTGGATGTCAGAAAAaagggctttaaaaataaaaataaggaatctGCTAAAAAGTTAAACGTTTCCAATGAAGAAACTAACCAAAGTGAAATTAAGATGTCGGACACGTACGCAGAACAACTAAGTTCAAAAAGTCCTCAGAAACTTCTCTCGTTAACTGAAGTCAACTCTCCCGCTGGCCCCACTAAAAATGACTTTTCTGGGAAGGCGGTTACCCAGCCATCTGGTAGAAAAcgcaaaggaagaagaaagtcaGTCTGCACCCCTCTGTTAGATCACCATGAACTACTTTTGCCAACTTCTGGCACATCAGGTGTTAATAGGTCCAAGGAAGAAGTTGCCTTGCACAGAGATCAGAATGAAAAAGCAATTATTCATG AGAAGGAAGGTCATTGTCAAAAAGAGGACTCCCTTTCTTACAGTAATTACGTGTATTTATCTTTGGATGATGATGCTTTCAGTTCTCCAGTTCATAAGAGTGAAACGCTAAATTTAAAGCATCTGTCGCCTTTTCTCAAAATCACAGACTTCCAGTTACCTGATGAAGACTTCGGGCCTCTTAAGCTTGAAAAACTGAAGTCTTGCTCAGAAAAGCTGATGGAGCCTTTTGGATCAAAAATATATGGAGAGGGACATCTTAAAGGGGGAAATTGTgttgctgtggagcaactgaccGCTAAACAAATCACTATAGAGAAGGAGGATGGGAAAGAGGAACTGATCATCCTGCCAGGAAAGGCACATCCTAAAATGCCACACCAAAAAAGCCAGCCGCAGGAGAAGGgcctttcttcatccattttacTTTTCACTCCTGTAAATACTGTTGCATCTGATGATAATGACAGACCGACAGCAGACCTATGCTCACCTGCTTTCCCCGTCTTAGGCTCTACTCCAGCTTTTGGCTCCCAAGCCCATGGAGAAAAGGTGTCTGCAGAGGTTGTTGGACAAGCTTGCTCTACACCCCAGCTTTCTCACTTAAAAGCCGCAGTCAGCCTTGCTAGTGACCATAAACAATTTTGGAGCAGCCCACCAAAATTAGATAGCAGCCTGCATGTGGCAGGAAGGGAAGGACAGCCTTCCCGTGACTGTGACTCTGGTCCGCAAGCAACAGCTCTACCCATCGAGTCATCAACCTACAAAGAAAATCAGCTCCGTGGAAACATGTGCCAGGAATTACGGAAACATTCCACTGAACAG ACTGAAATAGCAGACGTTCCTGCTTGTGATAGCTTAAACCCAGGCACCCTACAATTGGTTTCAAAGTTAAAG AATCCTTCAGGTTCCTGTTCTGTGGATGTGAGTGCCGTGTGGTGGGAAATAGCTGGTTTCAGAGAACGGTGTATCGTAACTGCTTGTGAATACGTAGTTTCTCTTTGGAAACCTCGGGATACTTGGCAGTGGGAAAAGATTTATTCCTGGCACTTCGCAGAG gtcCCAGTATTACAGATAGTTCTAGTGCCTGATGTTTGTAATCTTGTGTGTGTGGCTTTGGGAAACTTGGAAATCAGAGAAATCAG GGCACTACTTTGTTCTCCTGATGGTAAAAGTGAAAAGCAAGTGCTCCTGAGTTCTGGAAATATAAAAGCTGTGCTTGGCCTGACAAAGAGGAGGCTAGTCAGTAGCAGTGGGACCCTTTGTGATCAACAAGTAGAAATCATGACGTTTGCAGAAGATGGAGG aagcaaagaaaaacagtttttgaTGCACCCTGAAGAGACTATACTAACTTTTGCTGAGGTTCAAGGGATGCAGGAAGCTCTGCTTGGTACCACTGTAATGAACAACATTGTTATTTG GAATTTAAAAACTGGTCAACTCCTGAAAAAGATGCACATTGGTGATTCCTACCAAGCTTCAGTCTGTCACAAAGCTTATTCTGAAATG
- the PALB2 gene encoding partner and localizer of BRCA2 isoform X7, with translation MKGQLGAACLCLIGTASLLSDASFPPAQFCLVFFFFQLKEKLAFLKREYSKTLARLQRAQRAEKFKNSIKRTVEGQDSSLQQEVSTQLTDTEPKNKVSPCDTLQINTHVDKETGEKTPITLDLEPESFSPGRIPAEGSRIQKSDDIQEHFPYGVSGPDGKKRQSKLLGRRKKQERTFISQERESFFDIDSLILSGKRLKEQEEINRENPKKPVTEIRTYPSSPKSDIPDSPVPVTGTNVGSVLILPNAKLQRDVDALLRGNNFPSVTTLPLRVPSVSSSGQHLEHEPPKSNCELTTHSLENISPASPVNLETQNKKMTVFTDNPEVNKSISASEQPPRSPNLEADNSCSINELTYDNLVANENQNLKEQNHTEMSFKSPNNALGGRNESRLEKEVLSQSKSLSLEVISPVSTENQTHSCTVLEGLLFPAEYYVRTTRRMSDCQREVALEAVIQSHLDVRKKGFKNKNKESAKKLNVSNEETNQSEIKMSDTYAEQLSSKSPQKLLSLTEVNSPAGPTKNDFSGKAVTQPSGRKRKGRRKSVCTPLLDHHELLLPTSGTSGVNRSKEEVALHRDQNEKAIIHEKEGHCQKEDSLSYSNYVYLSLDDDAFSSPVHKSETLNLKHLSPFLKITDFQLPDEDFGPLKLEKLKSCSEKLMEPFGSKIYGEGHLKGGNCVAVEQLTAKQITIEKEDGKEELIILPGKAHPKMPHQKSQPQEKGLSSSILLFTPVNTVASDDNDRPTADLCSPAFPVLGSTPAFGSQAHGEKVSAEVVGQACSTPQLSHLKAAVSLASDHKQFWSSPPKLDSSLHVAGREGQPSRDCDSGPQATALPIESSTYKENQLRGNMCQELRKHSTEQTEIADVPACDSLNPGTLQLVSKLKNPSGSCSVDVSAVWWEIAGFRERCIVTACEYVVSLWKPRDTWQWEKIYSWHFAEVPVLQIVLVPDVCNLVCVALGNLEIREIRALLCSPDGKSEKQVLLSSGNIKAVLGLTKRRLVSSSGTLCDQQVEIMTFAEDGGNLKTGQLLKKMHIGDSYQASVCHKAYSEMVPGR, from the exons ATGAAGGGCCAGCTGGGCGCCGCATGCTTGTGTCTGATAGGCACTGCATCCCTTCTCTCTGATGCCTCCTTTCCACCTGCTCAGTTTTGTttggtgtttttcttcttccagttgaAGGAAAAATTAGCATTCTTGAAAAGGGAATACAGCAAGACACTGGCCCGCCTTCAG CGTGCCCAGAGAGCTGAGAAGTTTAAGAATTCCATTAAGAGAACAGTAGAAGGACAAGATTCCTCGCTCCAGCAGGAAGTTTCAACGCAGCTAACCGACACAG AACCTAAAAATAAAGTATCTCCTTGTGACACGTTGCAAATCAACACCCACGTCGATAAAGaaactggagaaaagacacctATCACACTTGACCTTGAGCCTGAGTCCTTTAGCCCTGGACGAATCCCAGCAGAAGGATCACGCATACAAAAATCAGATGATATCCAAGAACATTTTCCGTACGGGGTCAGTGGCCCTGATGGTAAGAAAAGGCAGAGTAAGCTGctagggagaagaaagaaacaggagaGAACATTTATTTCACAGGAGAGAGAGTCTTTCTTTGATATTGATTCGCTCATACTCTCTGGAAAAAGACTAAAGGAACAGgaagaaatcaatagagaaaatcctaagaaaccTGTAACTGAGATAAGAACTTACCCGTCAAGTCCTAAGTCTGACATTCCCGATTCTCCAGTACCAGTTACAGGAACTAATGTAGGGAGTGTATTAATTCTGCCAAACGCCAAACTGCAGAGAGATGTTGATGCACTCTTAAGAGGAAATAATTTCCCCAGCGTGACTACTCTTCCTTTGCGTGTTCCATCAGTCAGCAGTAGTGGTCAGCACCTCGAGCATGAGCCTCCTAAAAGTAACTGTGAACTTACTACTCACAGTTTAGAAAACATTAGCCCTGCTTCGCCTGTAAACTTAgagacacaaaacaaaaaaatgactgTCTTTACAGATAACCCAGAGGTAAACAAAAGTATAAGTGCAAGTGAGCAGCCGCCTAGAAGTCCTAACTTGGAGGCAGATAATTCATGTTCTATAAATGAACTCACCTACGATAACTTAGtggcaaatgaaaaccaaaacttaaaagaacaaaatcacacagagatgTCTTTTAAATCTCCCAATAATGCTCTTGGTGGTAGAAATGAAAGTCGTCTGGAAAAAGAAGTTCTAAGTCAGTCTAAGAGTCTTAGCCTAGAAGTAATTTCTCCCGTTTctacagaaaatcaaacacaTTCTTGCACAGTGCTTGAAGGCCTTCTATTTCCTGCAGAGTATTATGTCAGAACAACACGACGCATGTCAGATTGCCAGAGGGAAGTAGCCCTGGAGGCTGTAATACAAAGTCATTTGGATGTCAGAAAAaagggctttaaaaataaaaataaggaatctGCTAAAAAGTTAAACGTTTCCAATGAAGAAACTAACCAAAGTGAAATTAAGATGTCGGACACGTACGCAGAACAACTAAGTTCAAAAAGTCCTCAGAAACTTCTCTCGTTAACTGAAGTCAACTCTCCCGCTGGCCCCACTAAAAATGACTTTTCTGGGAAGGCGGTTACCCAGCCATCTGGTAGAAAAcgcaaaggaagaagaaagtcaGTCTGCACCCCTCTGTTAGATCACCATGAACTACTTTTGCCAACTTCTGGCACATCAGGTGTTAATAGGTCCAAGGAAGAAGTTGCCTTGCACAGAGATCAGAATGAAAAAGCAATTATTCATG AGAAGGAAGGTCATTGTCAAAAAGAGGACTCCCTTTCTTACAGTAATTACGTGTATTTATCTTTGGATGATGATGCTTTCAGTTCTCCAGTTCATAAGAGTGAAACGCTAAATTTAAAGCATCTGTCGCCTTTTCTCAAAATCACAGACTTCCAGTTACCTGATGAAGACTTCGGGCCTCTTAAGCTTGAAAAACTGAAGTCTTGCTCAGAAAAGCTGATGGAGCCTTTTGGATCAAAAATATATGGAGAGGGACATCTTAAAGGGGGAAATTGTgttgctgtggagcaactgaccGCTAAACAAATCACTATAGAGAAGGAGGATGGGAAAGAGGAACTGATCATCCTGCCAGGAAAGGCACATCCTAAAATGCCACACCAAAAAAGCCAGCCGCAGGAGAAGGgcctttcttcatccattttacTTTTCACTCCTGTAAATACTGTTGCATCTGATGATAATGACAGACCGACAGCAGACCTATGCTCACCTGCTTTCCCCGTCTTAGGCTCTACTCCAGCTTTTGGCTCCCAAGCCCATGGAGAAAAGGTGTCTGCAGAGGTTGTTGGACAAGCTTGCTCTACACCCCAGCTTTCTCACTTAAAAGCCGCAGTCAGCCTTGCTAGTGACCATAAACAATTTTGGAGCAGCCCACCAAAATTAGATAGCAGCCTGCATGTGGCAGGAAGGGAAGGACAGCCTTCCCGTGACTGTGACTCTGGTCCGCAAGCAACAGCTCTACCCATCGAGTCATCAACCTACAAAGAAAATCAGCTCCGTGGAAACATGTGCCAGGAATTACGGAAACATTCCACTGAACAG ACTGAAATAGCAGACGTTCCTGCTTGTGATAGCTTAAACCCAGGCACCCTACAATTGGTTTCAAAGTTAAAG AATCCTTCAGGTTCCTGTTCTGTGGATGTGAGTGCCGTGTGGTGGGAAATAGCTGGTTTCAGAGAACGGTGTATCGTAACTGCTTGTGAATACGTAGTTTCTCTTTGGAAACCTCGGGATACTTGGCAGTGGGAAAAGATTTATTCCTGGCACTTCGCAGAG gtcCCAGTATTACAGATAGTTCTAGTGCCTGATGTTTGTAATCTTGTGTGTGTGGCTTTGGGAAACTTGGAAATCAGAGAAATCAG GGCACTACTTTGTTCTCCTGATGGTAAAAGTGAAAAGCAAGTGCTCCTGAGTTCTGGAAATATAAAAGCTGTGCTTGGCCTGACAAAGAGGAGGCTAGTCAGTAGCAGTGGGACCCTTTGTGATCAACAAGTAGAAATCATGACGTTTGCAGAAGATGGAGG GAATTTAAAAACTGGTCAACTCCTGAAAAAGATGCACATTGGTGATTCCTACCAAGCTTCAGTCTGTCACAAAGCTTATTCTGAAATG
- the PALB2 gene encoding partner and localizer of BRCA2 isoform X4 has protein sequence MKGQLGAACLCLIGTASLLSDASFPPAQFCLVFFFFQLKEKLAFLKREYSKTLARLQRAQRAEKFKNSIKRTVEGQDSSLQQEVSTQLTDTEPKNKVSPCDTLQINTHVDKETGEKTPITLDLEPESFSPGRIPAEGSRIQKSDDIQEHFPYGVSGPDGKKRQSKLLGRRKKQERTFISQERESFFDIDSLILSGKRLKEQEEINRENPKKPVTEIRTYPSSPKSDIPDSPVPVTGTNVGSVLILPNAKLQRDVDALLRGNNFPSVTTLPLRVPSVSSSGQHLEHEPPKSNCELTTHSLENISPASPVNLETQNKKMTVFTDNPEVNKSISASEQPPRSPNLEADNSCSINELTYDNLVANENQNLKEQNHTEMSFKSPNNALGGRNESRLEKEVLSQSKSLSLEVISPVSTENQTHSCTVLEGLLFPAEYYVRTTRRMSDCQREVALEAVIQSHLDVRKKGFKNKNKESAKKLNVSNEETNQSEIKMSDTYAEQLSSKSPQKLLSLTEVNSPAGPTKNDFSGKAVTQPSGRKRKGRRKSVCTPLLDHHELLLPTSGTSGVNRSKEEVALHRDQNEKAIIHEKEGHCQKEDSLSYSNYVYLSLDDDAFSSPVHKSETLNLKHLSPFLKITDFQLPDEDFGPLKLEKLKSCSEKLMEPFGSKIYGEGHLKGGNCVAVEQLTAKQITIEKEDGKEELIILPGKAHPKMPHQKSQPQEKGLSSSILLFTPVNTVASDDNDRPTADLCSPAFPVLGSTPAFGSQAHGEKVSAEVVGQACSTPQLSHLKAAVSLASDHKQFWSSPPKLDSSLHVAGREGQPSRDCDSGPQATALPIESSTYKENQLRGNMCQELRKHSTEQTEIADVPACDSLNPGTLQLVSKLKNPSGSCSVDVSAVWWEIAGFRERCIVTACEYVVSLWKPRDTWQWEKIYSWHFAEVPVLQIVLVPDVCNLVCVALGNLEIREIRALLCSPDGKSEKQVLLSSGNIKAVLGLTKRRLVSSSGTLCDQQVEIMTFAEDGGNLKTGQLLKKMHIGDSYQASVCHKAYSEMGLLFVVLSHPCAKESKLLGSPVFQLIVINPKTTLSVGMMLYCLPQGQAGRFLEGDVKDHFAAAVLTSGTIAIWDLLLGHCTALLPPVSDQNWSFVKWSGADSYLLAGQKDGNIFVYRYY, from the exons ATGAAGGGCCAGCTGGGCGCCGCATGCTTGTGTCTGATAGGCACTGCATCCCTTCTCTCTGATGCCTCCTTTCCACCTGCTCAGTTTTGTttggtgtttttcttcttccagttgaAGGAAAAATTAGCATTCTTGAAAAGGGAATACAGCAAGACACTGGCCCGCCTTCAG CGTGCCCAGAGAGCTGAGAAGTTTAAGAATTCCATTAAGAGAACAGTAGAAGGACAAGATTCCTCGCTCCAGCAGGAAGTTTCAACGCAGCTAACCGACACAG AACCTAAAAATAAAGTATCTCCTTGTGACACGTTGCAAATCAACACCCACGTCGATAAAGaaactggagaaaagacacctATCACACTTGACCTTGAGCCTGAGTCCTTTAGCCCTGGACGAATCCCAGCAGAAGGATCACGCATACAAAAATCAGATGATATCCAAGAACATTTTCCGTACGGGGTCAGTGGCCCTGATGGTAAGAAAAGGCAGAGTAAGCTGctagggagaagaaagaaacaggagaGAACATTTATTTCACAGGAGAGAGAGTCTTTCTTTGATATTGATTCGCTCATACTCTCTGGAAAAAGACTAAAGGAACAGgaagaaatcaatagagaaaatcctaagaaaccTGTAACTGAGATAAGAACTTACCCGTCAAGTCCTAAGTCTGACATTCCCGATTCTCCAGTACCAGTTACAGGAACTAATGTAGGGAGTGTATTAATTCTGCCAAACGCCAAACTGCAGAGAGATGTTGATGCACTCTTAAGAGGAAATAATTTCCCCAGCGTGACTACTCTTCCTTTGCGTGTTCCATCAGTCAGCAGTAGTGGTCAGCACCTCGAGCATGAGCCTCCTAAAAGTAACTGTGAACTTACTACTCACAGTTTAGAAAACATTAGCCCTGCTTCGCCTGTAAACTTAgagacacaaaacaaaaaaatgactgTCTTTACAGATAACCCAGAGGTAAACAAAAGTATAAGTGCAAGTGAGCAGCCGCCTAGAAGTCCTAACTTGGAGGCAGATAATTCATGTTCTATAAATGAACTCACCTACGATAACTTAGtggcaaatgaaaaccaaaacttaaaagaacaaaatcacacagagatgTCTTTTAAATCTCCCAATAATGCTCTTGGTGGTAGAAATGAAAGTCGTCTGGAAAAAGAAGTTCTAAGTCAGTCTAAGAGTCTTAGCCTAGAAGTAATTTCTCCCGTTTctacagaaaatcaaacacaTTCTTGCACAGTGCTTGAAGGCCTTCTATTTCCTGCAGAGTATTATGTCAGAACAACACGACGCATGTCAGATTGCCAGAGGGAAGTAGCCCTGGAGGCTGTAATACAAAGTCATTTGGATGTCAGAAAAaagggctttaaaaataaaaataaggaatctGCTAAAAAGTTAAACGTTTCCAATGAAGAAACTAACCAAAGTGAAATTAAGATGTCGGACACGTACGCAGAACAACTAAGTTCAAAAAGTCCTCAGAAACTTCTCTCGTTAACTGAAGTCAACTCTCCCGCTGGCCCCACTAAAAATGACTTTTCTGGGAAGGCGGTTACCCAGCCATCTGGTAGAAAAcgcaaaggaagaagaaagtcaGTCTGCACCCCTCTGTTAGATCACCATGAACTACTTTTGCCAACTTCTGGCACATCAGGTGTTAATAGGTCCAAGGAAGAAGTTGCCTTGCACAGAGATCAGAATGAAAAAGCAATTATTCATG AGAAGGAAGGTCATTGTCAAAAAGAGGACTCCCTTTCTTACAGTAATTACGTGTATTTATCTTTGGATGATGATGCTTTCAGTTCTCCAGTTCATAAGAGTGAAACGCTAAATTTAAAGCATCTGTCGCCTTTTCTCAAAATCACAGACTTCCAGTTACCTGATGAAGACTTCGGGCCTCTTAAGCTTGAAAAACTGAAGTCTTGCTCAGAAAAGCTGATGGAGCCTTTTGGATCAAAAATATATGGAGAGGGACATCTTAAAGGGGGAAATTGTgttgctgtggagcaactgaccGCTAAACAAATCACTATAGAGAAGGAGGATGGGAAAGAGGAACTGATCATCCTGCCAGGAAAGGCACATCCTAAAATGCCACACCAAAAAAGCCAGCCGCAGGAGAAGGgcctttcttcatccattttacTTTTCACTCCTGTAAATACTGTTGCATCTGATGATAATGACAGACCGACAGCAGACCTATGCTCACCTGCTTTCCCCGTCTTAGGCTCTACTCCAGCTTTTGGCTCCCAAGCCCATGGAGAAAAGGTGTCTGCAGAGGTTGTTGGACAAGCTTGCTCTACACCCCAGCTTTCTCACTTAAAAGCCGCAGTCAGCCTTGCTAGTGACCATAAACAATTTTGGAGCAGCCCACCAAAATTAGATAGCAGCCTGCATGTGGCAGGAAGGGAAGGACAGCCTTCCCGTGACTGTGACTCTGGTCCGCAAGCAACAGCTCTACCCATCGAGTCATCAACCTACAAAGAAAATCAGCTCCGTGGAAACATGTGCCAGGAATTACGGAAACATTCCACTGAACAG ACTGAAATAGCAGACGTTCCTGCTTGTGATAGCTTAAACCCAGGCACCCTACAATTGGTTTCAAAGTTAAAG AATCCTTCAGGTTCCTGTTCTGTGGATGTGAGTGCCGTGTGGTGGGAAATAGCTGGTTTCAGAGAACGGTGTATCGTAACTGCTTGTGAATACGTAGTTTCTCTTTGGAAACCTCGGGATACTTGGCAGTGGGAAAAGATTTATTCCTGGCACTTCGCAGAG gtcCCAGTATTACAGATAGTTCTAGTGCCTGATGTTTGTAATCTTGTGTGTGTGGCTTTGGGAAACTTGGAAATCAGAGAAATCAG GGCACTACTTTGTTCTCCTGATGGTAAAAGTGAAAAGCAAGTGCTCCTGAGTTCTGGAAATATAAAAGCTGTGCTTGGCCTGACAAAGAGGAGGCTAGTCAGTAGCAGTGGGACCCTTTGTGATCAACAAGTAGAAATCATGACGTTTGCAGAAGATGGAGG GAATTTAAAAACTGGTCAACTCCTGAAAAAGATGCACATTGGTGATTCCTACCAAGCTTCAGTCTGTCACAAAGCTTATTCTGAAATG GGGCTCCTGTTTGTTGTTCTGAGTCACCCTTGTGCCAAAGAGAGCAAGTTGttgggaagccctgtgtttcAGCTGATTGTGATTAACCCAAAGACGACCCTGAGTGTGGGCATGATGCTCTACTGCCTTCCTCAAGGGCAGGCTGGAAG